AATATCAACATTGGCTTGTTGTGCTTTTACACTTTCAAGTTGCCCTTTATAGTCCACCTGACTTTGTTCAAACTCGACACGAGCAATAAAACCCTGATTAAATAATCTTTGTTTTCGGTTCATCAAATTACGTGCAAGTTCAGCTTGTGACTGAGCCGATGCAAGGTTAGCTCGTGCCTGTGCTAATCGTGCAACATTGTCTTGATTATTCAATCTCACCAGAACTTGACCTTTTTGTACCTGTTGGCCGACATTTGCAGTGACATTCGTCGCCGTTGCACTCACTTGTGCCTGAATGGAACTTTGCTGAACCGCACGGATAGTTCCTGTAAATGCAGTTTGAGAGTCAAGTGCTCCTTGTTTAACTGCAATAAGATCTTGAGGAATAAGCTCAATTTTGGCAGGAGTTGATACAGTAGTTTTGGTTGTTTCTTGCTGATTACATGCAGCTAAAATTAAACATAAACTAATAATACTCAGTTTAAAAAAAGTAGAAGGGGTGAGATGCATTGTGTGCATACAGCATCATCCTATAATTCAAATTTTATTTTGCCCCTATTCTTGATAAACCTTTGCAGTTATTCAAGCTTTTTTAAACGTTCGATAATATTTTCATACTCACTGTTGGTTCGGTTATAGGTCTTGGAAAGTGTTTGAAGCGTTAGTTTAACCCGATTAATATTATTTAGATTGTTTTCAATCAATGCCTTATGGCGCTCAGGAGTTATTTCTCCTTTTCTGAAATACTCCATTTCCTGACGTTTAAATAAAATTTTGTCTTGTTGTAATTGATTAAGTTGTTCCTGCTGATAATTAATTTGTTTTTTGATAGACACTAATGCCTGATCTCTTTTAATCAACGCTATCTTACTATTGCTATAAGCTTTTTTTAATTTGATATCTTGTTCTTTATGTCGTGCCAATAATGCTCGTTGACTCGATTGATTTAAATCGGCTTCAGCATTATAAGAATGGTTTCTTTTTATCACTTGCATATTGCGATCAAGCGCTTCATAACCATAACGAATATGGGTTGGAGTAACTGATGTACTAATATTGGCAATACCATGTTGATCATAATAACGATACCAAACTGCTTTAGAAGTATCGGCAATAGCAAGTGTAGAAGCTAAGAAAAAAAGTGATCCGAAGGAAATAATGCCTATAGATACAGACAAGCAGTTCCTATAAAAGGCATATTTCATCCTAACATTCATTGAAAATCCCCAAAAAAGATAGCTAAGCCACTTATTTTTAAATATTTAATCTTCATTATATTAATTATTATTTAGTTGAATAAAAATATAGTCATTATAAAAAAAATGATAATTTTAATTAAAGTGTGATGAGGTTAAAAGTTATTGTTTATAAATGAGAAAGTAGACAAAAATGCCTCATTGAAAATAGAAGGTGAGATATGTTAAAAATGCGTATAAATGTGTAAAAACAAATTTAAGTTAAATTGCATTTATATTTTATATTTATGGGGATGGAAGATTAAATGGAAGATGCATTCCAAAATCTGAAAGTAATGGTGATTGATGACTCAAAAACCATTCGCCGTACAGCAGAAACTTTATTGCAGCGCGAAGGCTGTGAAGTCATTACTGCTGTGGATGGATTTGAAGCTTTGTCCAAAATTGCAGAAGCAAATCCGGATATTGTTTTTGTCGATATCATGATGCCTCGTTTAGATGGTTATCAAACTTGTGCTTTGATAAAAAACTCTCAAAATTATCAGAACATTCCCGTTATTATGCTCTCTAGTAAAGATGGTTTATTTGATCAGGCAAAAGGGCGTGTGGTAGGTTCAGATGAATACTTGACGAAACCTTTTAGCAAAGATGAATTGTTAAACGCGATTCGTAATCATGTAAGTTCATAACCAGTAATTTGAGGGCAAAAAAATGGCACGTATTCTCATTGTAGATGATTCACCAACAGAAACTTTTCGTTTTAAAGAAATCCTAACAAAACATGGTTATGATGTACTTGAAGCATCAAATGGTGCAGATGGTGTAACTCTTGCAAAAGCAGAGCAACCAGATCTTGTCTTGATGGATGTTGTTATGCCGGGTGTAAATGGTTTTCAGGCAACACGTCAGATTACTCGTGATGAAGACACTAAGCATATTCCTGTTGTTATTGTGAGTACTAAAGATCAGGCAACTGACCGTGTATGGGGCAAGCGTCAAGGTGCAATCGACTATTTGATTAAACCAATCGAAGAAAAGCAATTGATTGATGTAATTAAACAATTTCTAAATTAACTCATCCATCCATAAAAACATAAATAACGGGCATTTTGTACCCGTTTTATAGGATCGAGTATGGCAGCGAATGGATTTATCGAGTTACTTCGTTTGTCTAAACGGGGTAATAAGAATTACGCTTCAGTTCAAAATGAAGCACAGCGATGGTCAGGAATTGCTTTTGAAATGAGAGGGCAATACTTCGTCGCACCACTTGGGGAAGTGTCAGAAGTTATCTATCCACCAAAATATACACCGGTTCCAAATACCCAAAGTTGGGTAAGGGGATTGGCAAATATTCGGGGCAGATTACTTTCAGTGTCTGATTTGGCGCATTTTATTTTAGGGCAACGAAGTTCATTTTCGTCAACTCAAAAAGTATTGTGTATTAGCCATCGCGACCAGTATGTGGGGTTGGTCGTAGATCAGGTTTTGGGGATTCAGCACTTTAATAAAAAAAGCTTTTTTTCTCAAAGTTCAGACTTAGAGGAAAATCTAAAAGAATATTGCCAAGGTTATTTCCATCAACATAACCAACACTGGCATGTTTTTTTATTTAGTCGTTTATTGCAAAACCCACATTACATGAATGCATCGACAAAATTTATAAACTAATTTTTACGCTGTGAAAACAGAGTATTTTTCTGGGGAAAAGCTATGGGCTTTAAGCTTAAAAAGAAAGGCAGCAGTCGGGTTGCGTCCGAAAAATCGGGTGTTAATTTTATTGCAACAATCCAGTCAAGAATTGAGCAGTTTGCCGGTTTATTTGGGGAAAGTGAAAAGTCCAAGCCAATCCTATATGCAGCAATTTTATGTTTTGTTCTTGCATTAGTTTCTCTAGCCTATTTGTTCTATAACGTTCCACGTCATAACCAGTTAATTAGAAGTCTTGGTGAGTTACGTTTGTTATCTCAAACGATTTCTAAGCAAGCAACTGAAGCAACTGAGTCTGGCTCTCAAGAGGCAATCACCAAGCTACAGCAGTCTCAAAAGGACTTTAACGAAAACTTACTTGAGATTGAAAATATTCACGGTAAGTCGACTGATGAATATCAAAAAGTTCAAGTTATGTGGACTGAACTTTCAAAAAACATCGATTTGATTTCAGCACATCAAAAAGTCCTTAACCAGCTATATGACACCAACATCTCTATTAGCGAAACCGTTCCTGAGATTCAGGCAGAATATAACTTGATGGTTGACCAAATGGCACGTCAAGGTTTGCCCAGTAGTCAGGTAATTATTGCTAAAAACCAAGTGTTTATTGCCGAACGTATTTTACGTTCTATTAACTCGGTGCTAAGTGGTACTGATGGTAATGTGTCGACTAGCGATTTTGGTGTAGATATTGATACGTTTGGTACATATTTAAATGCTGAACTTAATGGTAATGCTGAATTGGGTGTGGACCGTATTGCAGATCCGGCTTTACGTGAATCATTAGAAAGTATTAAATCTGAATATGACAAAGTCTTAAAATCTGCTGCTGCCACGGTATTAAAAAATGGTAACCAGATTGTCAATGTTCGTCAGGCATCTTCTCAGATCTTCTCTAAATCAGATGTGATGTTAGATAACTTGGGGCATTTATCTGATGTAGCAAGAAAGAACTGGCTTACTTTATTCTTAGGTGCAGTGCTAATCAGTTCTTTAGCAGGCTTAATCTTCTCAGTATTTAAATTAATTACATTACGTAGTGTAATGGATAAGCAACGTGTTACTCGATTACAAGACGAGTATGATCGTAACCAAAACGCAATTTTACGTTTACTTGATGAAATCGCCGATCTTGCAGATGGTGACTTGCGTTCATATGCAACAGTATCTGAGGATTTTACGGGAGCGATTGCCGACTCGATTAACTTTGCGATTGACCAACTACGTGACCTTGTATCCCGTATTCATGAAACCTCTCAAGAGGTTGCTCGCTATACGCAAGATACCCAAAGTATTACTAACCAATTGGCAGAAGCGTCTGAGCATCAGGCCCAAGAAATTGCTGGTGCATCAACAGCAATGAATGAAATGGCGCAATCGATTGACCAAGTATCTTCAAATGCATCTGAATCTGCTGAGGTAGCAGAACGTTCGGTACAAATTGCCTCTAATGGTGCGCAAGTGGTAAACCGTTCAATTGAAGGTATGGATACAATCCGTGAACAGATTCAAGAAACGTCTAAACGTATTAAGCGATTAGGTGAGTCGTCACAAGAAATTGGTAACATTGTATCGCTCATTAACGACATTGCCGACCAAACAAACATTCTTGCATTAAACGCAGCAATTCAAGCCTCTATGGCGGGTGAAGCAGGCCGTGGTTTTGCCGTGGTTGCTGACGAAGTACAGCGTCTTGCAGAGCGTTCAGCATCCGCAACAAAACAGATCGAAACACTGGTTAAAACGATTCAGACAGATACAAATGAAGCTGTTATTTCGATGGAACAAACCACTACTGAGGTTGTGCGTGGAGCGAACTTAGCAAAAGATGCGGGTATTGCTTTGGATGAAATTCAAAAAGTATCGGGCGACTTGGCTAACTTAATTGCTAGCATTTCTGATGCAGCAAAACTTCAATCTGCATCTGCCAGTCACATTGCGACCACCATGACAGTCGTACAAGAAATTACTTCACAAACGACCACTGCAACTTTCGATACAGCGCGCTCTGTTTCTGAATTAGCAAACATGGCAGAGTCATTACGTGAATCGGTAACGGACTTTAAATTACCTGATTAAATTGGGGATGAGAATAGCTGTTCCTATAATCGCTATTCTTCTAAAAAGTATTACAACACCAGATAAATATTGGGGAAAACAGCTATTTTTCTGGTGTTGACTCTGTCGTTTTTCTCCATTTTGGAGACAAGCAAAAGAAGCCTTTGCTATGAAAGAAATATTAAAAACTTTAACTGAAGCAATGATGCTACCGGAAGATAGCTATTCTCAACAAGATGATGAATTCCTTGAAATCTTTGTCGAAGAAATTGAGGAAATTTTTATTGAATTACAATCTTTGATTGACGAATGGATGCAATCTGAAAATATTGCTACGCTTACCGAAATCCGCCGTTATTTTCATACATTGAAAGGTTCTGGCCGGATGATTGGTGCAAAATCATCTGCTGAGCTTGCCTGGACTGTAGAAGATACGCTGAATCGCGTAATCAATCAGAGTCTCGGATTAACTCCTAACATCCAACAATATGTTCAGTTGGTATTTAAGTTCTATTTCTTTAAGTTAGTAGATGACTTTAAATCTAAAAAAGATCATACCTTAGACTTTAGGCCCCTTATTTTATTAGGACAACAATTACAACAACAGCAAAGTATAGAACCCGCATTAGATGAACTTTTATTATTATCAGATACTCTTACTGCTGAAACTCAAACTGGTTTAGAAACGAATGACTTCGAACCACAGTCAACTAATGTTTTAACTATCGCCACTCCAGAGGTTGCTATAGAAACTGAACAGACTCTTGCTGAAACCTTAATTTTATTTATGGAAGAGGCAGAAGAGCACTTAGCGACGATTGATCAATTTTTAGAACAAGAAATACATCAGCATGAAAGTTATAATGCTTTAATACGTGCGCTACATACGTTACGTGGCAGTTCTGCTATGGCTCATGTAGAACCAATATTTGATGCCAGTACCAAAGTTGAGCATTTATTTAAAATACTATTACAAGAAGAGCTTTCTTCTCATTCAGAAGAAATTTCATTACTTCGTGATTACCGCGAGTTTATTCGAAATTGTTTAGATTCATTGGCTAGCCATTGTTCTACTGAGCAATTGGAATCTGATCTACAAAAATTTAATCAGATTTGGGATGCTTATATGGAGCAGCATGGTGAGCATTCAAGCCCGCTCATGCCTCCACATGGTTTAGTGTCTCAGCTATTGCAGTTAGATGTTTCAGAATTGCTTGATGCAGAGTTAGATTTTGAGAAGGGAATACGGACAGAGTTTCCTCATTATCTTGAACGCTTAAGTGAACAAGCAGATGTGTTGTTGCAACATACTCAGTCGCAGGCAATGGTTGGTTTATATGAATATACTAACCAGCTCAAAGACAGCTATAAGGTATTACTTGAACGACCTGATTTATTGCAATCGGATTATGTTTTTGAAATTTATCAAAAAGCACACCAACAATTAATTCAGTTATTTGATGCCTTAGCTGCGGGACAAAGAGTAAGTATTATTGAGCAACATCAAAATGTCTTGGAAGAGCTAAAACTATATACTCAACATATTCCGAGTCTTAATGTTGAACCATTAGAAACTCATCAGGAAATTATTGAATTAACCTTTAATACTGAAGTTGAACAAACAACGAATGAACCTCTAGTCTCAACAGAAAATGTATTCACTGATCAGATCTTAATGAGTCAAAGTGTACAACTAGATCGACAGTTCATTTCGACTGAACAGGTAAACCGTAATTTTGATCCAGATCTATTAGATATTTTTCTTGAAGAAGCTGATGAGTTGCTTGAAGGAATGGATACAGATCTTAATATTTGGGTTAATGATCAAGAAAACTTTGCAGCTCTTAATAACCTGATGCGTTATTTGCATACCTTAAAAGGTGGGGCAAATATGATTCAGGCAGGCTATATTGGTTTAATTGCACATGAGTTAGAAAGTATTTATGAGCGCTTAATTCAAAAACAGTTGATAGCTTCGTCTGCTCTCATTGATGTTATTCGACTAGTTCAAGATGACTTGGCTGACCGTCTTCAAATAGTACGTGAACAGCATCTAGATTATGCTGCTTCTCATACTATTCAAGCGCTTAAAAATGCAGGCCAAGTATTTGATTCTCGTATTAAAGAAGTGCAAGCAGAATCTGAAACCTATGTTATACCTGAAGTAAATTTTGCAGAATTACCACAAGAAACGATAAATAATACAGCGTTAAGCTTCAGTGAGTTAACTTCTGAGTCTGAGCAGATTGCTGAGTCTAATAATCGACTTGTTGGGCAAACCGAATTACAAGTTCTCGCTGACCAAGGCTATACAGAAAATCTTCAAGATCAGGATATTAGCTCTGTTGTTGAGCAGACATTCATGGAGGAAGCGGCTGAACTATTAGAAACGGCCGATCATCTATTAAAACAATGGTTCGAGCAGCGTACTAACCGTAGTATCTTGCTTCAGCTACAAAGGGCTGTGCATAGCTTGAAAGGCGGTTCCCGTATGCTGGGACTTGAAACCGTGCAAGCGATTGCTTATCAGCTTGAGAATGCTTTTGAACAATTTGCACTTCATCATTTCAGTTCAAATATTTATGACAATTTATTAGAGAGTGCAATTGTCTGGTTAAAAGAGGCTATTTTTAAACAAAATTATCAACACTTCGATGGTTTACAACAAAGTCTGGAAAATATTCAGTTCATTGAAACAGCAATTCAAATTCCTAGTAAATTAACTCGAACTGATCTATTCAGCACAGAACCTGTCATAAGTTTTGTGCAAGGTGACGGTACAGAGCCACCGGCAATGATGGGTGCGTGGGAACAAACACAACGTCTTGATCAAAATAATGAGATGATTCGAGTCTCGGCAGATTTAATTGAAAAAATGATTGATCTGTCTGGCGAAAATTCAATTAACCGTTCGCGAATTGAAATGGATTTAAGCCAATTTGGCCATACGCTTGCAGAAATGGAATTGGCTATTCAAAGACTTGCAGATCAGTTGCGTCGAATGGAAGGTGAATTAGAAACTCAAATTATTGCAAAACACGGTATTGAAAACTCTCGGTATACGGAATTTGATCCTTTAGAGATGGATCAATATTCTTCATTAAATCAGTTGTCAAAATCTCTTGCCGAATCTGCATCAGATTTAGTGGATTTTAAAAATACATTATCTGAAAAGATCAGAGACACCGAAGGTCTATTGATTCAACAATCACGTATTCAGGCTGAAATTCAAGAAGGTCTCATGCGAACACGCTTAGTACCATTTTCTCGGTTGCTGCCTCGTTTACAAAGAATTGTGAGACAGACTTCTACTGCGTTAAATCGACCAGCAGAGCTTTTCGTGAATAATACTGAAGGTGAGTTGGACCGGACAATGTTAGAGCGTTTGGTCACACCACTTGAGCACATGCTTAGAAATGCAATTGACCATGGTTTAGAAGACCGTGCGCAACGTGAACAAGCGCAAAAACCAGAAACTGGACGCATTGAGCTGAATATTCATCGTCAAGGTACAGATGTTGTCGTTACATTTAAGGACGATGGACAAGGTATTGATATCGAGAAGGTTCGTCAAAAGGCATTAATGTCTGGTTTGATTCACTCGGAACAAGTATTAGAACATCAAGATATTTTACAGCTGATTTTCCATCCTGGTTTAAGTACAGCCGATCAAGTCACTCAGATTTCAGGTCGTGGCGTAGGACTGGATGTCGTGCAAAGTGATATTAAGACCTTAGGTGGCCACGTGAGTGTCGACTCTGTCTATGGGCAGGGCACTGTCTTTACCATACGTGTTCCAACTACGGTAGCTGTTAGTGATGCCTTAATGGTTAAAGTTGCTGATCAGCAATTTGCAATCCCATTGGCTCAAATTGATCGAATTGTGCGGGTTTCACCAGCCTCATTAGAACAATATTTCGGAAGTGCACAAGAGTTCTTTGAATTTGAAAATAAGCGCTATCCATTACGTTATTTATCTGAATTTGTTGGTAATCAACCCATTCCGCGTTTAAGTGGAATGATGTATTCATTACCAGTATTAATGATTAAAGCAAATAATGGACAAACTGTTGCATTATTAGTCGACCAACTGATTGGCTCACGTGCGCAGATTGTAGTTAAACCAGTCGGACAGCAATTCTCTAGTATTGGGGCAATTGCGGGAGCAACTATTTTAGGTGATGGCCAAGTTTGTCTAATTTTAGATGGACAAAATATTGCTCGCCAGATCCAATCTACCCAACGGCATAAGTCGCTTAATGAAGCTATCTATAGACAACGTGAGTCTGATGAACGCCGTCTCATCATGATTGTAGATGACTCGGTAACTGTGCGTAAGGTCACGTCTCGATTACTTGAACGTCAGGGCTATGATGTAATCACCGCTAAAGATGGGGTCGATGCAATTGAGCAATTGGAAAATATTAAACCAGATCTGATGCTGCTTGATATTGAAATGCCACGAATGGATGGCTTTGAGGTTCTCAATCTTGTTCGTCATCATGATCTACATCAAGATATGCCAGTTATCATGATTACCTCAAGAACTGGCGAAAAACACCGTGAACGAGCATTTGCTTTAGGGGTTAATCAGTACATGGGTAAACCTTTCCAAGAAGAAGACTTACTTCATAATATTGATGCGTTATTCATGGCATTTGAAGGGGGACTTGCCTAATGAAAAGTAATATAAGTACATCCTTAATTAATGAAATGGACCAGCAAGAGCTCCAGCATTTAATTACTGTCTCAACTGGTTTTATTGATGCATATATTATCGAGTGTCATCAGCAAGTGCCGATGCTATTGCCACAAAATATAGTGTTATCTGCTATGGATGTTAAAAATGGCATAAAGCACATTGAATGGCATGATGTAAAACTCCCTGTTTATTCGGTTCACAATGAAATTGATTCGCGAGCAGTAGCACTAGTCATTGAAAGTGAAGATATTAGCCAACGTTTTGCATTGATGTGTAAATCAATGCCAGTTTCAGTCCGTTTGCGTATTTCTGAAGTCGTAGATGAGAATGAAGAGATACAAGAGTCTTTGCAGCATTCAACTGTATTTAAATATGTGCGTATGGACAATCAACGCTACCATGTGCCTAACCTGCACTATATTCAAAATTCTCTTCGTCTATAAAAAAGGAACTCATTTGAGTTCCTTTTAAATTTTTACTTAGCTAATAAATTTTCTAAAATTTGCTCATAAATATCAGTTAATGGATCAAGGTCATGCACGTCAACATGTTCATTAATTTGATGAATTGTTGCGTTAAGAACACCTAATTCCAATACCTGTGCGCCTGTTGGAGCAATAAAACGGCCATCAGAGGTACCACCGCTTGTTGAAAGTTCAGTTTCAGTACCTGTTACGTTCAAAATAGCTGTTTGTGCTGCATTAACGAGTTCACCGACTGGTGTTAGGAACGGTAAACCAGAAAGATTCCACACGATTTCATACTGTAAACCATGTTTATCTAAGATTTCGTGTACACGTTGTTTAAGTTGCTCTGCTGTCACTTCTGTTGAATAACGGAAGTTAAAAGTAACTTCTAATGTTCCAGGAATAACATTTGTTGCGCCAGTTCCTGCATGGATATTTGAAATCTGAAATGAGGTTGCAGGGAAATATTCATTTCCATTGTCCCAAACCGTTTCGCATAGTTCTGCCAAAGCTGGTGACGCTTCATGAATTGGATTACGCGCTAAATGTGGATAAGCTACATGTCCTTGCTTACCTTGAACCTTTAATACGGCATTAAGTGAGCCACGACGACCATTCTTAACAATATCACCCAGTTTATGAGTACTTGAAGGTTCCCCAACCAAACACCACGTCATTTTTTCATTACGTTTTTCAAGCGTCTCAATAACTTTAACCGTACCATTAACAGCAGGGCCTTCTTCATCAGAAGTAATTAAAAAGGCAATTGAACCTTTGTGATCAGGATGCTTTGCTACAAAACGTTCAGATGCGACGACCATCGCTGCAAGAGCTGTTTTCATATCGGCGGAACCACGACCATATAATTTGCCATCGCGGATTTCCGGTGCAAATGGATCTGAATTCCATGCTTCTAATTTACCTGTCGGTACTACATCAGTATGACCCGCAAAGCAGAATACGGGTTCTTCAGTTCCGCGGCGTGCCCAGAGATTATCAACTTCACCAAAACGCATTGGTTCAATATGGAAACCGATTTTAGCTAAACGGTCGGCCATGATGGTTTGGCAGGTGTGATCAATAGGAGTAACAGAAGGTTGTTGTAACAGTTCTAAGCTAAGCGAGAGAGTATCTGAATGGTTCATACCGAAAATTGCGTGCTGATCAGGTGAAATATAGTCCGATATAATAGGGGAATCTCTACGGGATGGGTATGTAAAAATAAAAAAACCTTATCGGGAAGATAAGGTTTTTTAAGTGATGACTCTAACTTACATTTTATCTTGTGTTTTTTCAGCAGTATTCGTTACAGCATCACCTGCTTTAGAAACATCTTTACCAAAACCTTTAAACGTATTACAGCCTGTTAAAACAACAGCAATCATTACAGAAGCAGCTAAAACTTTTTTCATCATTTTCTCCGTTTAAATTTAATAATGAAGTAAATTTAGATTAAAAAACAAACGGAAAAAGAAACATGACTGTTTAATAGTAAAAACGTTATTAAATGTTTCTAGAAGCTTAAAAAGTTATTGTTAATTCTTTTAATTTTTACCAATTAGTATGGGTTTGACTTAAAGTTTAAGTATGCAGGGCGTCTATACATATAAAACATGACCTCTTCACTACTTTTACAATATAAGCCATCTGTCCACCAATGCGCTGAAACCGAACTAGGTTGTTGATTTGGACACAACCATTCGTGCCTTTCTAATCGATAAAAGCAAGAGTGTGGAATGGTAGTACCCCAATATCCTAATCGACGCTTTAAATTTATCCAGTCTGGCAATGACTGTTGCAAATTTAACTGTAAAGGAAGATAGAGCTGTCCTTTTAGAACGGCAAAACGTTGTTCGATCTTAAAATCTAATGCTTCAGTGAACTGAAATTGTTTGTTAGTAAAATGATAAAGCTTTTTGCTCAGAGTATCCTGACGATTCAACCCAATCCATTGTTCTAAATATAAATCTGCTTCACCTAAATAGTATTTTA
This genomic stretch from Acinetobacter pittii harbors:
- the chpA gene encoding Hpt domain-containing protein — translated: MKEILKTLTEAMMLPEDSYSQQDDEFLEIFVEEIEEIFIELQSLIDEWMQSENIATLTEIRRYFHTLKGSGRMIGAKSSAELAWTVEDTLNRVINQSLGLTPNIQQYVQLVFKFYFFKLVDDFKSKKDHTLDFRPLILLGQQLQQQQSIEPALDELLLLSDTLTAETQTGLETNDFEPQSTNVLTIATPEVAIETEQTLAETLILFMEEAEEHLATIDQFLEQEIHQHESYNALIRALHTLRGSSAMAHVEPIFDASTKVEHLFKILLQEELSSHSEEISLLRDYREFIRNCLDSLASHCSTEQLESDLQKFNQIWDAYMEQHGEHSSPLMPPHGLVSQLLQLDVSELLDAELDFEKGIRTEFPHYLERLSEQADVLLQHTQSQAMVGLYEYTNQLKDSYKVLLERPDLLQSDYVFEIYQKAHQQLIQLFDALAAGQRVSIIEQHQNVLEELKLYTQHIPSLNVEPLETHQEIIELTFNTEVEQTTNEPLVSTENVFTDQILMSQSVQLDRQFISTEQVNRNFDPDLLDIFLEEADELLEGMDTDLNIWVNDQENFAALNNLMRYLHTLKGGANMIQAGYIGLIAHELESIYERLIQKQLIASSALIDVIRLVQDDLADRLQIVREQHLDYAASHTIQALKNAGQVFDSRIKEVQAESETYVIPEVNFAELPQETINNTALSFSELTSESEQIAESNNRLVGQTELQVLADQGYTENLQDQDISSVVEQTFMEEAAELLETADHLLKQWFEQRTNRSILLQLQRAVHSLKGGSRMLGLETVQAIAYQLENAFEQFALHHFSSNIYDNLLESAIVWLKEAIFKQNYQHFDGLQQSLENIQFIETAIQIPSKLTRTDLFSTEPVISFVQGDGTEPPAMMGAWEQTQRLDQNNEMIRVSADLIEKMIDLSGENSINRSRIEMDLSQFGHTLAEMELAIQRLADQLRRMEGELETQIIAKHGIENSRYTEFDPLEMDQYSSLNQLSKSLAESASDLVDFKNTLSEKIRDTEGLLIQQSRIQAEIQEGLMRTRLVPFSRLLPRLQRIVRQTSTALNRPAELFVNNTEGELDRTMLERLVTPLEHMLRNAIDHGLEDRAQREQAQKPETGRIELNIHRQGTDVVVTFKDDGQGIDIEKVRQKALMSGLIHSEQVLEHQDILQLIFHPGLSTADQVTQISGRGVGLDVVQSDIKTLGGHVSVDSVYGQGTVFTIRVPTTVAVSDALMVKVADQQFAIPLAQIDRIVRVSPASLEQYFGSAQEFFEFENKRYPLRYLSEFVGNQPIPRLSGMMYSLPVLMIKANNGQTVALLVDQLIGSRAQIVVKPVGQQFSSIGAIAGATILGDGQVCLILDGQNIARQIQSTQRHKSLNEAIYRQRESDERRLIMIVDDSVTVRKVTSRLLERQGYDVITAKDGVDAIEQLENIKPDLMLLDIEMPRMDGFEVLNLVRHHDLHQDMPVIMITSRTGEKHRERAFALGVNQYMGKPFQEEDLLHNIDALFMAFEGGLA
- a CDS encoding entericidin A/B family lipoprotein, encoding MMKKVLAASVMIAVVLTGCNTFKGFGKDVSKAGDAVTNTAEKTQDKM
- the pilG gene encoding twitching motility response regulator PilG, coding for MEDAFQNLKVMVIDDSKTIRRTAETLLQREGCEVITAVDGFEALSKIAEANPDIVFVDIMMPRLDGYQTCALIKNSQNYQNIPVIMLSSKDGLFDQAKGRVVGSDEYLTKPFSKDELLNAIRNHVSS
- the pilJ gene encoding methyl-accepting chemotaxis protein — encoded protein: MGFKLKKKGSSRVASEKSGVNFIATIQSRIEQFAGLFGESEKSKPILYAAILCFVLALVSLAYLFYNVPRHNQLIRSLGELRLLSQTISKQATEATESGSQEAITKLQQSQKDFNENLLEIENIHGKSTDEYQKVQVMWTELSKNIDLISAHQKVLNQLYDTNISISETVPEIQAEYNLMVDQMARQGLPSSQVIIAKNQVFIAERILRSINSVLSGTDGNVSTSDFGVDIDTFGTYLNAELNGNAELGVDRIADPALRESLESIKSEYDKVLKSAAATVLKNGNQIVNVRQASSQIFSKSDVMLDNLGHLSDVARKNWLTLFLGAVLISSLAGLIFSVFKLITLRSVMDKQRVTRLQDEYDRNQNAILRLLDEIADLADGDLRSYATVSEDFTGAIADSINFAIDQLRDLVSRIHETSQEVARYTQDTQSITNQLAEASEHQAQEIAGASTAMNEMAQSIDQVSSNASESAEVAERSVQIASNGAQVVNRSIEGMDTIREQIQETSKRIKRLGESSQEIGNIVSLINDIADQTNILALNAAIQASMAGEAGRGFAVVADEVQRLAERSASATKQIETLVKTIQTDTNEAVISMEQTTTEVVRGANLAKDAGIALDEIQKVSGDLANLIASISDAAKLQSASASHIATTMTVVQEITSQTTTATFDTARSVSELANMAESLRESVTDFKLPD
- the pilI gene encoding chemotaxis protein CheW, with product MAANGFIELLRLSKRGNKNYASVQNEAQRWSGIAFEMRGQYFVAPLGEVSEVIYPPKYTPVPNTQSWVRGLANIRGRLLSVSDLAHFILGQRSSFSSTQKVLCISHRDQYVGLVVDQVLGIQHFNKKSFFSQSSDLEENLKEYCQGYFHQHNQHWHVFLFSRLLQNPHYMNASTKFIN
- the pilH gene encoding response regulator — protein: MARILIVDDSPTETFRFKEILTKHGYDVLEASNGADGVTLAKAEQPDLVLMDVVMPGVNGFQATRQITRDEDTKHIPVVIVSTKDQATDRVWGKRQGAIDYLIKPIEEKQLIDVIKQFLN
- the dapE gene encoding succinyl-diaminopimelate desuccinylase gives rise to the protein MNHSDTLSLSLELLQQPSVTPIDHTCQTIMADRLAKIGFHIEPMRFGEVDNLWARRGTEEPVFCFAGHTDVVPTGKLEAWNSDPFAPEIRDGKLYGRGSADMKTALAAMVVASERFVAKHPDHKGSIAFLITSDEEGPAVNGTVKVIETLEKRNEKMTWCLVGEPSSTHKLGDIVKNGRRGSLNAVLKVQGKQGHVAYPHLARNPIHEASPALAELCETVWDNGNEYFPATSFQISNIHAGTGATNVIPGTLEVTFNFRYSTEVTAEQLKQRVHEILDKHGLQYEIVWNLSGLPFLTPVGELVNAAQTAILNVTGTETELSTSGGTSDGRFIAPTGAQVLELGVLNATIHQINEHVDVHDLDPLTDIYEQILENLLAK